From a region of the Myroides sp. JBRI-B21084 genome:
- a CDS encoding helix-turn-helix transcriptional regulator, with product MKTKIKVFRAIHNITQAELAEKLGVTRQTINAIEAGKYAPSVELALRMSKMFNVTVNEIFLLDDE from the coding sequence ATGAAAACGAAGATTAAAGTATTTCGTGCCATTCATAACATCACGCAAGCAGAATTGGCAGAAAAATTAGGTGTAACTAGACAAACTATTAATGCAATCGAAGCCGGAAAATATGCTCCGTCCGTAGAACTGGCTTTGCGTATGTCTAAAATGTTCAATGTAACGGTAAACGAAATTTTTCTGTTAGATGACGAGTAG
- a CDS encoding DUF4476 domain-containing protein: MKKIITLCLIALSTLTFAQEAGKKGELLKNEASVTEMKKPQAVNQNRQTTVQQTNGRPVQPRTIQNGRPRYNWHQNNSYAEVFLRIPEYGYFTVEIDDQIISSSSGKYRFFDLQSGRMTLAIYQDGYLVYRTALNVRNNTRLVLDYFSNKGLFLLDSYRVQGQMYGVNEWDDVWNNPYNNQPNYNNQPGYNQQNNVMDNRSFNNFVETLKKTASFDNDKLAFIQQQVPTAMFTAQQIKILLDTFSFDDNRLKAGKLLYDYCTDTYNFYTVYESFDFDRNRKDLMNYVSKRR, from the coding sequence ATGAAAAAAATAATTACTCTTTGTTTAATTGCCCTAAGTACATTAACTTTTGCCCAAGAAGCAGGAAAAAAAGGCGAATTATTAAAAAACGAAGCTTCGGTTACCGAAATGAAAAAACCGCAAGCTGTTAATCAAAACCGCCAAACAACAGTCCAACAAACAAACGGTAGGCCTGTGCAACCGCGAACCATCCAAAACGGTCGTCCACGTTATAATTGGCACCAGAACAACAGCTACGCCGAAGTTTTTTTAAGAATACCTGAATACGGCTATTTTACAGTTGAAATAGACGATCAAATTATAAGTTCTTCATCAGGTAAATACCGTTTTTTTGATTTACAATCAGGCAGAATGACGCTTGCTATTTATCAAGATGGATATTTAGTATATCGTACCGCATTAAACGTACGCAACAACACCCGTTTGGTACTAGATTATTTTAGCAACAAAGGATTGTTTTTGTTAGATTCGTACCGTGTACAAGGACAAATGTATGGTGTAAACGAATGGGACGATGTTTGGAACAACCCATACAACAACCAACCAAATTACAACAATCAGCCTGGTTACAACCAACAAAATAACGTAATGGACAACCGTTCTTTTAACAACTTTGTAGAAACTTTAAAAAAAACAGCAAGTTTTGATAATGATAAATTGGCTTTTATACAACAACAAGTACCTACGGCTATGTTTACAGCGCAACAAATAAAAATATTACTAGATACTTTTTCATTTGACGATAACCGATTAAAAGCAGGTAAATTATTATATGACTACTGTACAGACACTTATAATTTTTACACTGTTTATGAAAGTTTTGATTTTGACAGAAACCGAAAAGATTTAATGAATTACGTATCAAAAAGAAGATAA
- a CDS encoding DUF4271 domain-containing protein → MYFFLNVVFLIKLEGFFRYKITNFTAFMEIEFLQRNIISLDWVTALLVVALTAVVINRLTFPNRFDDFIKLAFSNKYLSTYRDSNNMKSGFTISMFFVQMVSLSLFIHYIISLSGFTNLGYFPAYLRVLSILLFFVLVKYFLEKIIAVCFDMEEFAEQYNLVKVSYRSFLGLILLPIVAIFYYNHVLFDYFIWYISGFFILFNMVLFVLLLKNYQKTFSPFLFYFILYLCTFEIAPYVILYHWLVISKS, encoded by the coding sequence ATGTACTTTTTTTTAAATGTAGTTTTCTTAATAAAATTAGAAGGTTTTTTTCGATATAAAATTACTAATTTTACTGCGTTTATGGAAATAGAATTTTTACAAAGAAACATTATCTCTTTAGATTGGGTAACTGCATTACTGGTAGTTGCCTTAACAGCTGTTGTTATTAACCGTTTAACTTTTCCTAATAGGTTTGACGATTTCATAAAATTAGCTTTTTCTAACAAATATTTATCTACATACCGCGATTCTAACAACATGAAAAGCGGTTTTACAATAAGCATGTTTTTTGTTCAAATGGTATCGTTAAGTTTATTTATACATTACATAATTAGCCTTAGCGGTTTTACTAATTTGGGATATTTTCCAGCATATTTACGCGTTTTAAGTATTTTGCTGTTTTTTGTTTTAGTAAAATATTTTTTAGAAAAAATTATTGCTGTTTGCTTTGATATGGAAGAATTTGCAGAACAATACAACCTTGTTAAAGTAAGTTACCGATCGTTTTTAGGATTAATACTTTTACCAATTGTTGCTATTTTTTACTACAATCACGTTTTGTTTGATTATTTTATATGGTACATATCGGGATTTTTTATACTTTTTAATATGGTTTTGTTCGTACTTTTATTAAAAAATTATCAAAAAACATTTAGTCCGTTTTTGTTTTATTTTATTTTGTATCTTTGCACCTTTGAAATAGCCCCCTATGTAATCTTATATCATTGGCTGGTTATTTCTAAGTCATAA
- the tyrS gene encoding tyrosine--tRNA ligase, with protein MKNLVEELRWRGLVHDMMPGTEEQLLKESTTAYIGFDPTSDSLHIGSLVPIILLRHLRNFGHKPIALVGGATGMIGDPSGKSDERNLLDEETLTKNVNGIKSLLSRFLDFDANDENAPVLVNNYDWMKDFSFIAFARDVGKRITVNYMMAKDSVKKRFESDGAGMSFTEFTYQLIQGYDFYHLNKTYNCLLQMGGSDQWGNITTGTELVRRMNVDNEERSKAYAMTCPLITKADGSKFGKSEGGNVWLTADKTSVYKFYQFWLNTSDEDAEKYIKIFTFLDKETVEALIEEHKQAPHLRVLQKRLAEEVTVFVHSKDEYENAVKASGILFGNASADDLKALDAKTFLEVFDGVPQAEISMEDLNAGIDIVEVLNAKSGFMKSNGEARRALTENSISVNREKVQEGFTLSPNDLINNQFVLLQRGKKNYFILNVK; from the coding sequence ATGAAGAATTTAGTAGAAGAATTACGTTGGCGAGGCCTTGTGCACGACATGATGCCCGGAACCGAAGAACAATTATTAAAAGAATCTACTACAGCATATATTGGTTTCGATCCAACCTCTGATTCATTACACATTGGTAGTTTAGTGCCAATTATTTTACTTCGCCATTTACGCAATTTTGGTCACAAACCAATTGCTTTAGTAGGTGGTGCTACAGGTATGATTGGCGATCCTTCTGGAAAATCAGACGAGCGAAATTTATTAGACGAGGAAACGTTAACCAAAAACGTGAATGGTATTAAATCTTTGTTATCACGCTTTTTAGATTTTGATGCCAATGATGAAAATGCACCCGTTTTAGTGAATAATTACGATTGGATGAAAGATTTTTCGTTCATAGCATTTGCGCGCGATGTTGGTAAACGCATCACCGTTAACTACATGATGGCTAAAGATTCGGTAAAAAAACGTTTTGAAAGTGATGGTGCAGGTATGAGTTTTACCGAGTTTACCTATCAATTAATACAAGGATACGATTTTTACCATTTAAATAAAACCTACAACTGTTTGCTGCAAATGGGTGGTAGCGACCAATGGGGGAATATTACAACTGGTACTGAATTGGTGCGCCGTATGAATGTTGATAACGAAGAGCGTTCTAAGGCGTATGCTATGACGTGTCCGTTAATTACTAAAGCCGATGGGTCAAAATTTGGAAAATCTGAAGGGGGTAATGTTTGGTTGACTGCTGACAAAACTTCGGTTTACAAATTTTATCAGTTTTGGTTGAACACGTCAGACGAAGATGCTGAAAAATACATTAAAATTTTTACTTTTTTAGATAAAGAAACTGTAGAAGCTTTAATTGAAGAGCACAAACAAGCACCGCATTTACGTGTGTTACAAAAACGTTTGGCAGAAGAAGTTACTGTTTTTGTACATTCTAAAGACGAATATGAAAATGCTGTAAAAGCATCGGGTATTTTGTTTGGAAATGCATCGGCTGATGATTTAAAAGCTTTAGACGCTAAAACCTTTTTAGAAGTTTTTGACGGAGTGCCTCAAGCTGAAATTTCAATGGAAGATCTAAATGCAGGAATTGATATTGTTGAGGTTTTAAACGCAAAATCAGGTTTTATGAAATCGAATGGGGAAGCGCGCCGTGCGTTAACTGAAAATTCAATTTCGGTAAATCGTGAAAAAGTACAAGAAGGTTTTACTTTATCACCTAACGATTTAATTAACAATCAGTTTGTGTTGTTGCAACGCGGTAAGAAAAATTATTTTATTTTAAATGTAAAATAA
- a CDS encoding fumarate hydratase has product MDFLYQDSFPIQKDDTQYRKISSDYVKIEKLGDREILTVDPKGLELLAETAMTDVSFMLRTSHLEKLRAIIDDPEATDNDRFVAYNLLQNAAVAVGGELPSCQDTGTAIVMAKKGENVYTGTDDAEALSKGIFNTYINKNLRYSQIVPISMFEEKNSGSNLPAQIDIYSKKGNSYEFLFLAKGGGSANKTFLYQQTKSLLNEKSLEAFIKAKIMDLGTAACPPYHLALVIGGTSAEATLATVKKASAGYYDNLPTTGNMAGQAFRDLEWEKRVQKICQESGVGAQFGGKYLVHDVRVIRLPRHAASCPVGLGVSCSADRNIKGKITSDGIFVEQLETNPARLLPETAPHLEEPVHIDLDQPMQNILAELTKHPIKTRLMLNGTVIVARDIAHAKIKEMLDNGEPMPEYFKNHPVYYAGPAKTPEGMPSGSFGPTTAGRMDSYVDQFQAAGGSMIMLAKGNRSQQVTDACAKHGGFYLGSIGGPAAILAKDNILSVEVVDFPELGMEAVRKITVKDFPAFIITDDKGNDFFQNL; this is encoded by the coding sequence ATTGATTTTTTATATCAGGATTCATTTCCTATTCAAAAAGACGATACACAGTACCGCAAAATTTCATCAGATTACGTAAAAATTGAAAAATTAGGCGACAGAGAAATTTTAACTGTTGACCCAAAAGGATTGGAATTATTGGCAGAAACAGCCATGACCGACGTTTCGTTTATGCTACGCACATCGCATTTAGAAAAATTACGCGCTATTATTGATGATCCCGAAGCTACAGATAACGACCGTTTTGTAGCTTACAACTTGTTACAAAATGCTGCAGTAGCTGTTGGTGGCGAATTACCATCGTGCCAAGACACTGGAACAGCAATTGTAATGGCAAAAAAAGGCGAAAACGTATATACCGGTACTGATGATGCAGAAGCTTTATCAAAAGGTATTTTCAATACGTATATCAACAAAAACCTACGTTATTCTCAAATCGTTCCCATTTCAATGTTCGAAGAGAAAAACTCGGGGTCTAACCTTCCTGCACAAATTGATATTTATTCTAAAAAAGGAAATTCGTACGAATTTTTATTCCTTGCAAAAGGTGGCGGATCGGCAAATAAAACCTTTTTATATCAACAAACAAAATCGTTATTAAACGAAAAATCGTTAGAAGCGTTCATCAAAGCTAAAATCATGGATTTAGGAACGGCAGCTTGCCCTCCTTATCACTTGGCGTTGGTTATTGGCGGAACTTCTGCCGAAGCAACATTAGCTACCGTTAAAAAAGCATCTGCTGGTTATTACGACAATTTACCTACAACAGGGAACATGGCCGGACAAGCTTTTCGCGATTTAGAATGGGAAAAGCGCGTACAAAAAATATGTCAAGAATCAGGTGTTGGTGCGCAATTTGGCGGTAAATATTTAGTGCACGATGTTCGTGTAATTCGTTTGCCACGCCACGCAGCATCTTGCCCTGTTGGTTTAGGCGTTTCGTGTTCGGCTGATAGAAACATTAAAGGAAAAATTACTTCCGATGGTATTTTTGTGGAACAATTAGAAACAAATCCTGCAAGATTATTACCAGAAACAGCTCCGCATTTGGAAGAGCCTGTGCATATTGATTTAGATCAACCAATGCAAAACATTTTGGCCGAATTAACCAAACATCCAATCAAAACCCGATTAATGTTGAATGGAACCGTTATTGTTGCCCGCGATATTGCTCATGCAAAAATCAAGGAAATGTTAGATAACGGCGAACCAATGCCCGAATATTTTAAAAACCATCCTGTTTATTATGCAGGTCCGGCAAAAACACCAGAAGGAATGCCTTCAGGTTCATTTGGACCAACAACAGCAGGACGTATGGACAGTTACGTTGATCAGTTCCAAGCAGCGGGCGGATCAATGATTATGTTAGCAAAAGGAAACCGCTCACAGCAAGTTACCGATGCCTGTGCAAAACACGGCGGTTTTTATTTAGGATCAATCGGTGGACCGGCTGCAATTTTAGCAAAAGACAATATTTTAAGTGTTGAAGTGGTTGATTTTCCTGAATTGGGAATGGAAGCTGTGCGTAAAATTACAGTAAAAGATTTCCCAGCGTTTATAATTACCGACGATAAAGGAAACGATTTCTTTCAGAATTTGTAA
- a CDS encoding dihydroorotase, producing the protein MSTILIKNGTIVNEGALLKADILIENELISKIDTQITTQADKVIDATGLHIFPGVIDDQVHFREPGLTHKGNIATESKAAIAGGVTSFIEQPNTVPNAVTQEILEEKYQIAAQTSYANFSFMMGGTNDNLEEILKTNPRNVAGIKLFLGSSTGNMLVDNEAVLEKIFSSTKMLIAVHCEDEQTIRENLAAAKEQFGDDIPVTQHPIIRSAQACYKSSSKAIELAKKTGARLHVFHISTGIETDLFRNDIPLEEKLITAEVCVHHLLFSDEDYNTKGNFIKWNPAVKSAADRAQIWQALLDDRIDVIATDHAPHTLEEKSQKYAQAPSGGPLVQHSLITMLEFAKEGKISLEKVAQKMMHNPAILFKIEKRGFIKEGFFADLALVDLNAEKWTVTKENVLYKCGWSPLEGKEFTTKVVSTVLNGNLAMENGIVAENCYGKRLLFNR; encoded by the coding sequence ATGAGTACTATATTAATTAAAAACGGAACAATAGTTAACGAAGGAGCGCTTTTAAAAGCAGATATTCTTATCGAAAACGAACTAATTTCTAAAATAGATACCCAAATAACCACCCAAGCCGATAAAGTTATCGATGCTACCGGCTTGCATATTTTTCCAGGAGTTATTGATGATCAGGTGCATTTTCGCGAACCTGGTTTAACGCATAAAGGCAATATAGCAACCGAATCTAAAGCTGCCATTGCAGGTGGGGTTACTTCGTTTATAGAACAACCTAACACTGTACCCAATGCTGTTACCCAAGAAATTTTAGAAGAAAAGTACCAAATTGCAGCACAAACATCTTATGCAAATTTTTCTTTTATGATGGGTGGTACAAACGATAATTTAGAGGAAATTTTAAAAACAAATCCCAGAAATGTAGCTGGTATTAAGTTGTTTTTAGGCTCGTCAACAGGAAATATGTTGGTTGATAATGAAGCAGTTTTAGAAAAAATTTTTTCATCAACAAAAATGTTAATTGCCGTACATTGCGAAGACGAACAAACCATTCGTGAAAATTTAGCGGCTGCAAAAGAACAATTTGGTGATGATATTCCTGTAACGCAACATCCCATAATTCGTAGCGCTCAAGCTTGTTACAAATCATCGTCAAAAGCTATAGAATTGGCAAAGAAAACAGGCGCACGTTTGCATGTTTTTCACATAAGTACGGGAATTGAAACCGATTTGTTTAGAAACGATATTCCGTTAGAAGAAAAATTAATTACTGCCGAGGTATGTGTACACCACTTGCTTTTTAGTGATGAAGATTACAACACCAAAGGTAATTTTATAAAATGGAATCCTGCTGTAAAATCGGCAGCAGACCGAGCGCAAATTTGGCAAGCATTGTTAGATGATCGTATTGATGTTATTGCAACCGATCACGCACCGCATACATTAGAGGAAAAATCGCAAAAGTATGCGCAAGCTCCTTCAGGTGGGCCATTAGTGCAACATTCTTTAATTACCATGTTAGAATTTGCTAAAGAAGGTAAAATTTCATTAGAAAAAGTAGCTCAAAAAATGATGCACAACCCAGCAATTCTTTTTAAAATTGAAAAACGTGGTTTTATAAAAGAAGGCTTTTTTGCAGACTTAGCTTTAGTTGATTTAAATGCAGAAAAATGGACAGTTACTAAAGAAAACGTATTGTACAAATGTGGTTGGTCACCTTTAGAGGGGAAAGAATTTACTACAAAAGTGGTATCTACAGTTTTAAATGGTAATTTAGCAATGGAGAACGGAATTGTTGCTGAAAATTGTTACGGAAAACGCTTGTTATTTAACCGATAA
- a CDS encoding uroporphyrinogen-III synthase — MKVKSILVSQPEPKVENSPYFDIQQKYKVKIDFRPFIHVEGVNAKEVRQQKIDLNNFGSIILTSKNSVDHYFRVAEEMRFKVPETMKYFCQSEAIAYYLQKYVVYRKRKIYVGQKDFADLSPLIKKFKDDKFLLPASDKLNDDVPQTLNDLGVNWTQGIFFRTAMSDLSDLADVKYDVLCFFSPTGINSLFKNFPDFVQDTTRIGVFGSTTKKEAEEFGLRVDIMAPTPEAPSMTMAIDQYLAKVNK, encoded by the coding sequence ATGAAAGTGAAATCAATTTTGGTGTCGCAACCAGAACCTAAAGTAGAAAACTCACCGTATTTTGACATTCAACAGAAATACAAAGTAAAAATTGACTTTAGACCTTTCATTCACGTTGAAGGTGTAAACGCCAAAGAAGTGCGTCAGCAAAAAATAGATCTGAACAATTTTGGTTCAATCATTCTTACAAGCAAAAACTCTGTAGATCACTACTTTAGAGTAGCAGAAGAAATGCGTTTCAAAGTTCCTGAAACTATGAAATACTTTTGCCAGTCTGAAGCTATTGCTTATTATTTACAGAAATATGTAGTTTACCGCAAACGTAAAATTTATGTTGGCCAAAAAGATTTTGCCGACTTATCTCCTTTGATTAAAAAATTTAAAGACGATAAATTTTTATTACCTGCATCGGATAAATTAAACGACGATGTACCACAAACACTTAACGATTTAGGTGTAAACTGGACACAAGGAATATTTTTTCGCACAGCAATGAGCGATTTATCTGATTTAGCAGATGTAAAATACGATGTTTTGTGCTTTTTTAGCCCAACAGGAATAAATTCATTGTTTAAAAACTTCCCTGATTTTGTTCAAGACACAACAAGAATTGGTGTTTTTGGAAGTACAACTAAAAAAGAAGCCGAAGAATTTGGTTTACGTGTAGATATTATGGCACCCACACCAGAAGCACCTTCAATGACTATGGCAATAGATCAATACCTTGCAAAGGTTAATAAATAA
- a CDS encoding polyprenol monophosphomannose synthase, translating to MKQNLVVIPTFNEIENIEDILRAVMHLQIPIDVLVVDDNSPDGTSEKVLQLAEEFPNRIFLKKRLKKNGLGTAYVAGFKWALKNHYEYIFEMDADFSHNPNDLVQLLHVCQNVADVAIGSRYVKGVNVVNWPLSRVLLSYFASVYVRFVTRMNVMDTTAGFICYHHSVLEQINLDKIKFVGYAFQIEMKYRAFSRNFKLVEVPIIFTDRTKGKSKMSGSIIKEAVFGVLQLRLKKLFNTL from the coding sequence ATGAAGCAAAATCTAGTTGTAATACCCACGTTTAACGAAATAGAAAATATTGAAGATATTTTAAGGGCTGTTATGCACTTACAAATACCTATTGATGTGTTGGTGGTTGATGATAATTCGCCCGATGGTACTTCTGAAAAGGTGTTACAACTAGCTGAAGAATTTCCAAATCGTATTTTTTTAAAAAAACGACTAAAGAAAAACGGTTTAGGTACTGCTTATGTTGCTGGTTTTAAATGGGCATTAAAAAACCATTACGAATATATTTTTGAAATGGATGCCGATTTTTCGCACAACCCAAATGATTTAGTTCAATTGTTACATGTTTGCCAAAACGTTGCCGATGTTGCTATTGGTTCGCGTTACGTAAAAGGGGTAAACGTTGTTAACTGGCCACTTAGCAGGGTGTTGCTTTCCTATTTTGCATCGGTATATGTACGTTTTGTAACCCGTATGAATGTTATGGATACCACGGCAGGTTTTATTTGTTACCATCATTCGGTTTTAGAACAAATTAATCTTGATAAAATAAAATTTGTAGGTTACGCTTTTCAAATTGAAATGAAATACCGCGCATTTTCTCGAAATTTTAAATTGGTAGAAGTGCCAATAATTTTTACCGACCGCACCAAAGGAAAATCAAAAATGTCGGGCAGTATTATTAAAGAAGCTGTTTTTGGTGTGTTGCAATTACGATTAAAAAAACTATTTAATACTTTGTAA
- the lysS gene encoding lysine--tRNA ligase, with translation MQLSEQEIIRREKLSKLRELGINPYPANLFPVDHTSKQIKETFEEGKKVVTAGRLMSVRDQGKASFAEIQDQEGRIQLYLNRDVICTEEDKTLYNTVFKKLTDLGDFIGVEGELFTTQVGAKCIRVEKFSILSKTLRPLPLPKTDEQGNVFDAFTDPELRYRMRYVDLIVNPLNKEIFIKRTKLYNAMRSFFNDRGYLEVDTPVLQSIPGGAAARPFITHHNALDIPLYMRIANELYLKRLIVGGFEGVYEFSKNFRNEGMDRTHNPEFTAMEIYVAYKDYNWMMEFTEQLLEHCAIAVNGTSEATFGEHKINFKAPYKRVTMRQAIIDFTGFDIDGKTEDEIREAAKNMGIAVDDTMGKGKLIDEIFGEKCEGNYIQPTFITDYPKEMSPLTKEHRNNPELTERFELMVCGKEIANSYSELNDPIDQRERFEEQLKLSEKGDDEAGQFIDEDFLRALEFGMPPTGGLGIGMDRLIMFLTNNPSIQEVLFFPQMRPEKAAPAFELSDDEKIIVAILEKNENKMPLTTLKEQAALSGKKWDKAMKALTQYNLTKVVTEDETKFVEINA, from the coding sequence ATGCAACTTTCAGAACAAGAAATCATCAGAAGAGAAAAATTGAGCAAGTTACGTGAGCTTGGTATCAATCCTTATCCCGCTAATTTGTTTCCGGTAGATCATACATCGAAGCAGATCAAGGAAACTTTTGAAGAAGGTAAGAAGGTTGTAACTGCCGGTAGATTAATGAGTGTTCGCGATCAAGGAAAAGCTAGTTTTGCCGAAATTCAAGACCAAGAAGGCAGAATTCAATTGTATTTAAACCGTGATGTAATTTGTACTGAAGAAGACAAAACACTTTACAATACTGTTTTCAAAAAATTAACCGATTTAGGCGATTTTATTGGTGTTGAAGGAGAATTGTTTACAACACAAGTAGGTGCTAAATGTATTCGTGTTGAAAAATTCTCGATTTTATCTAAAACTTTACGCCCGTTACCGTTGCCAAAAACCGACGAACAAGGCAATGTTTTTGATGCATTTACCGATCCTGAATTACGTTACCGTATGCGTTATGTTGATTTAATTGTAAATCCACTTAACAAAGAAATTTTTATAAAACGCACCAAATTATACAATGCCATGCGTTCGTTTTTTAACGACCGCGGGTATTTAGAAGTTGACACACCCGTTTTACAATCTATTCCAGGTGGTGCTGCGGCGCGTCCGTTTATTACGCATCACAATGCGTTAGACATTCCTTTATACATGCGTATTGCTAACGAATTATATTTAAAACGTTTAATTGTTGGTGGTTTTGAAGGAGTATACGAATTTTCTAAAAACTTCCGTAACGAAGGGATGGACAGAACCCATAACCCTGAGTTTACCGCTATGGAAATATACGTAGCTTACAAAGACTATAATTGGATGATGGAATTTACTGAACAATTGTTAGAACATTGTGCAATTGCAGTAAACGGCACCAGCGAAGCAACTTTTGGCGAACATAAAATTAATTTTAAAGCACCTTATAAGCGTGTAACTATGCGCCAAGCTATTATTGATTTTACTGGTTTTGACATAGATGGAAAAACGGAAGACGAAATTCGCGAAGCTGCTAAAAACATGGGAATTGCTGTTGATGACACCATGGGTAAAGGCAAATTAATTGATGAGATTTTTGGCGAAAAATGTGAAGGTAATTACATACAGCCTACATTTATTACCGATTATCCAAAAGAAATGTCGCCTTTAACTAAAGAGCACCGCAACAATCCTGAATTAACAGAACGTTTTGAATTAATGGTTTGTGGTAAAGAAATAGCTAATTCATATTCTGAATTGAACGACCCTATTGATCAACGCGAACGTTTTGAAGAACAATTAAAATTATCTGAAAAAGGCGACGATGAAGCTGGTCAATTTATTGATGAAGACTTTTTACGTGCCTTAGAGTTTGGTATGCCTCCAACAGGTGGTTTAGGTATTGGTATGGACCGATTAATTATGTTTTTAACGAACAATCCTTCTATACAAGAAGTATTGTTTTTCCCGCAAATGCGACCAGAAAAAGCAGCACCAGCTTTCGAATTAAGCGATGACGAAAAAATAATTGTTGCTATTTTAGAGAAAAACGAAAATAAAATGCCTTTAACTACTTTAAAAGAACAAGCTGCATTAAGCGGTAAAAAGTGGGATAAAGCTATGAAAGCATTAACGCAATACAATTTAACGAAAGTTGTTACCGAAGACGAAACTAAGTTTGTAGAAATAAATGCATAG
- a CDS encoding DUF4296 domain-containing protein gives MKKVVLFWCFISLVACSKKDEFKVSQEKMVDVIYDLTVASSARNTANRRDSVQHIVSYQTILKKYGLDSLQFVNAQKRYQKNPEIYTAIYDSVLKRLQVQLDKAKKSKPEKNDITPEVQLKSFPLARLKQQ, from the coding sequence ATGAAAAAAGTAGTTTTATTTTGGTGTTTTATTTCACTTGTAGCTTGTTCTAAAAAAGATGAATTTAAGGTTTCGCAAGAAAAAATGGTCGATGTGATTTATGATTTAACTGTAGCTTCAAGTGCACGTAATACTGCAAACCGTAGAGATTCGGTACAACACATTGTTTCTTATCAAACAATTTTAAAAAAGTACGGATTAGATAGTTTGCAATTTGTAAATGCACAAAAAAGGTATCAAAAAAATCCTGAAATCTACACAGCTATTTACGATTCTGTTTTAAAACGATTACAAGTTCAATTAGATAAAGCAAAAAAATCAAAACCCGAAAAAAATGATATAACGCCCGAAGTACAATTAAAAAGTTTTCCTTTGGCGCGTTTAAAACAACAATAA
- the lipB gene encoding lipoyl(octanoyl) transferase LipB, with amino-acid sequence MNKNVQIQDLGFKDYKETWDYQETLFQGILDLKSQNRKNEPNIQQTPNYLLFVEHPHVYTLGKSGDLQNLLLNNEQLAAKEATFYKINRGGDITYHGPGQVVGYPILDLDNFFTDIHKYLRFLEEVIIKTIADYGLKGERSEGETGVWLDVGTPFARKICAMGVRASRWVTMHGFALNVNTNLGYFDHIIPCGIKGKAVASLNVELGVENVNEDEVKQKILHYFKELFEAEFIK; translated from the coding sequence ATGAATAAGAATGTTCAAATTCAGGATTTAGGTTTTAAAGATTACAAAGAAACATGGGATTATCAAGAAACATTGTTTCAGGGTATTTTAGACCTAAAATCACAAAACCGAAAAAACGAACCAAATATACAGCAAACTCCTAATTACTTGCTTTTTGTAGAACATCCGCATGTTTATACATTAGGAAAAAGTGGTGATTTGCAAAATTTGCTTTTGAATAACGAGCAATTAGCTGCCAAAGAAGCTACCTTTTATAAAATAAACCGCGGAGGCGATATTACTTATCACGGACCAGGACAAGTGGTTGGGTATCCTATTTTAGATTTGGATAATTTTTTTACCGATATTCATAAATATTTACGCTTTTTAGAAGAAGTAATTATTAAAACCATAGCCGATTACGGTTTAAAAGGGGAACGTAGCGAAGGCGAAACAGGTGTTTGGTTAGATGTTGGTACCCCATTTGCGCGTAAAATTTGCGCTATGGGTGTGCGTGCATCGCGTTGGGTTACTATGCACGGTTTTGCTTTAAACGTAAATACCAATTTAGGATATTTTGATCATATAATTCCGTGTGGTATAAAAGGTAAAGCAGTTGCCTCGTTAAATGTAGAATTAGGTGTTGAAAATGTAAATGAAGATGAAGTAAAACAAAAAATACTACATTATTTTAAAGAGCTTTTTGAAGCAGAATTTATTAAGTAA